The region CCTATATATTTTATCTCAGAACTCAATCATAGATTATAGTTTGACTGCGCTAGTAAAAAATCGACCAGAATCGTTTTGGGACGAATAGGCCCACTCAGAAAATGGGCCAACCCAAAAATTGGATCGGCCAACCTAAACCCACTGCTTTTCCACTAGCACTGTGGTAGGTTTTTATCCATGTATAGAGGATAAAATTCAGAATATTTTATGCCTCTACTTAGTAATTTTTGTAGAAATTTAGTACTAGCATTTATTTACTTAGTTAAATTCCGAATTCTTTAATTTTCGTACAAACTAAAGTCCATTTTAATTTGGTCCTAAATATATGTTTACTtaatgattttgattttgattttgatccTAGACACCAGGATATCATGGAGATTTCAAAAATTGACGATCAACTATTATTTAACTTAACTATTTCTCCACAAAAAGATAAAGATTTTGTACCACAAATAGCTTATAATATAACCATTGTGATTAACTTGACCAAATTACATGTTTATTACAAAACTAattcaatcaattttttttatatattctgTCATCGTAAATTAAATCAATGTTTACAAccattattaaatatttaaatttttggtttaagtTAAAAAACACAGTCAAAGTTATAAAGGCATTGCATCATGtcactaatattaaaaaagaCAAGTCTCATAATTCactcaaaaacaattcaaattcaccaactgcatttaaaaaaattacagatTATGGCGTCCGAATAAAAACCAACTGCATTTAAAAAACTATATGCAGCGGACtgaaaaaaaaactagtactactatactAGTAACTAACATGAAAAAGAaattagtactagtagtaaATAACAAGAACTcagaaactaaaaaaatactcctacaGAGTATTTCAATGAAAGCTAGCTAGCCATTTGCTCTTCTTgttcctcttcttcatcttgTTCTCCCAAATAAGCTTAACAAACACGGCCACAACCTCGTCAATCTCTTCATCTCCCTTGAGTCGGAGCTTCTCCCTCAAGGAAATAGCACTCCTCCTGATGCCCTCATCGCCCACCACACGTCGTATGACCTCGGCCACGACCTCCTTCTCGAGCCTCCCCCGGCCGTCCCTGACCACCTCCACACCCACACCAATCAGCTCCACCAACCTAGCATTGAGCGGCTGGTCAATATGCATAGGCATTGCTATGATAGGCACACCAAATTTCATGCTCTCCATCATTGAGCTACAACCACAATGGCTCACAAAGCCACCCACACTCTCATGCTCTAGAATCTGTGCCTGTGGGGCCCACCCCTCCACCACCAAACCCCTCCCCTTAACCCTCTCAAGAAACCCTAGTGGCAAGGAATCTTCTAGAACTATCTTGTTATCCTCCCTTTTGGGAAACCTAATCACCCATATAAAGTTAAAGTTGGAAAGCACCAAGCCATGAGCAAGCTCTAAAATATCTTCCTTGGTAAGAAAATACTCACTCCCAAAAGAGACAAAAACAGTAGACCTTTTCTCCTTTTTGTCCAACCAATTGATCAATTCAAGGCTGCCACTAATGGTATTAGCTTCTTGGACTAGGGCACCAACAGCCACAACCTTTTTCCCAAGCAATTCAGCCAAATAGTCACTATACTTGGCCTCAATCTCCCTAAAGCCCTTGATCAAAACGGCGCCGTTTGAGCGGCGGACCCCGGCAAAGGCGTTCCTCCTTACCCCCTCGTCCGCCGCGAGCAGGCGGTCGCGGTGGACGAGCTCATACTCCCGGTAGTAGATCTCCGGGAAGGGGAAGTCGTCCACCGCGGATGAGAAGAAGTGGAAGAGGTAGGCGTTCATGGTG is a window of Salvia splendens isolate huo1 chromosome 3, SspV2, whole genome shotgun sequence DNA encoding:
- the LOC121795169 gene encoding beta-D-glucosyl crocetin beta-1,6-glucosyltransferase-like, with product MARSQELHHTLENFFSKKILMDSPLNILMFPWLAHGHISPYLELAKRLSRRNFTVHLCSTAANFKSIEANISGGKEYSIRRVVLHLPETHLPRRLHTTNGLPPEHMDGLKETLDMAAPELRRVLAELRPDLLVYDFLQPWAPLVASEHGVPAVEFITSSATMNAYLFHFFSSAVDDFPFPEIYYREYELVHRDRLLAADEGVRRNAFAGVRRSNGAVLIKGFREIEAKYSDYLAELLGKKVVAVGALVQEANTISGSLELINWLDKKEKRSTVFVSFGSEYFLTKEDILELAHGLVLSNFNFIWVIRFPKREDNKIVLEDSLPLGFLERVKGRGLVVEGWAPQAQILEHESVGGFVSHCGCSSMMESMKFGVPIIAMPMHIDQPLNARLVELIGVGVEVVRDGRGRLEKEVVAEVIRRVVGDEGIRRSAISLREKLRLKGDEEIDEVVAVFVKLIWENKMKKRNKKSKWLASFH